The Nocardioides sp. S-1144 genome includes a region encoding these proteins:
- the dnaN gene encoding DNA polymerase III subunit beta produces the protein MKFRVERDVLADAVAWAARSLPVRPSAPVLAGLLIEATDDGLVLSTFDYETSARATLRADVQDEGKALVSGRLLADICRSLPAKPVEMVIDGTRVSLTCGSARFSLQTMPVEDYPTIPDMPQATGTVQSDVFAHAVAQAVTAAGRDDMLPVLTGVRVEIDGSTISLLATDRFRLSHRELGWDPRTPDESVAALVPAKVLGDTAKSLTSGSEVTIALSNSGTGEGLIGFEGVGPGGVRRTTTRLLDGEFPKVRSLFPNDKLTTAQVDKAALIETVKRVALVAERNTAVQLKFGDGVLTLDAGSGDEAQASESIPATIQGEELTTGFNPQFLLDGLGAIDQAVVELAFTQASKPVVISGLVPDGDERTDPGFRYLLMPRRLLS, from the coding sequence GTGAAGTTCCGAGTCGAACGCGACGTGCTCGCCGATGCCGTCGCCTGGGCTGCCCGCAGCCTGCCGGTCCGTCCCAGTGCCCCGGTCCTGGCCGGGCTGCTCATCGAGGCCACCGACGACGGGCTGGTCCTGTCGACGTTCGACTACGAGACCTCGGCCCGCGCCACCCTGCGCGCCGACGTCCAGGACGAGGGCAAGGCACTGGTCAGCGGCCGGCTCCTCGCCGACATCTGCCGCAGCCTGCCCGCCAAGCCGGTCGAGATGGTGATCGACGGGACCCGCGTCTCGCTCACCTGCGGATCGGCCCGCTTCAGCCTGCAGACCATGCCGGTCGAGGACTACCCGACGATCCCCGACATGCCGCAGGCCACCGGCACCGTGCAGAGCGACGTCTTCGCGCACGCCGTGGCCCAGGCCGTGACGGCGGCCGGCCGCGACGACATGCTCCCCGTGCTCACCGGCGTCCGGGTCGAGATCGACGGCTCCACGATCTCGTTGCTGGCCACCGACCGGTTCCGCCTCTCGCACCGCGAGCTCGGCTGGGACCCGCGCACGCCCGACGAGTCGGTGGCCGCGCTGGTGCCGGCCAAGGTGCTCGGCGACACCGCGAAGTCGCTCACCTCCGGCAGCGAGGTCACCATCGCCCTGTCCAACAGCGGCACCGGCGAGGGCCTGATCGGCTTCGAGGGCGTCGGACCGGGCGGGGTGCGCCGCACGACCACCCGCCTCCTCGACGGCGAGTTCCCCAAGGTCCGGAGCCTGTTCCCCAACGACAAGCTCACCACCGCGCAGGTCGACAAGGCCGCGCTGATCGAGACCGTGAAGCGGGTGGCGCTCGTCGCCGAGCGCAACACCGCCGTCCAGCTGAAGTTCGGCGACGGCGTGCTCACCCTCGACGCCGGGTCCGGCGACGAGGCGCAGGCCTCGGAGTCGATCCCGGCGACGATCCAGGGCGAGGAGCTCACCACGGGCTTCAACCCGCAGTTCCTGCTCGACGGCCTCGGCGCCATCGACCAGGCGGTCGTCGAGCTCGCCTTCACCCAGGCGTCGAAGCCGGTCGTCATCAGCGGGCTGGTCCCCGACGGCGACGAGCGGACCGACCCCGGGTTCCGCTACCTGCTGATGCCGCGCAGACTGCTGTCCTGA
- the gnd gene encoding phosphogluconate dehydrogenase (NAD(+)-dependent, decarboxylating), giving the protein MHIGLVGLGKMGGNMRTRMRDAGLTVVGYDRNPDLADVDSLAALVEALPADGPRVVWVMVPAGDPTRSTITELGDLLAEGDLVVDGGNSKWTDDQANAEMLAGNGIGFVDCGVSGGVWGLQNGYALMVGGANDDVAKVQPALDALKPTDGGYVHAGRKPGAGHFAKMVHNGIEYAMMQAYAEGWELLEKVDLVEDVPAVFDSWRTGTVIRSWLLDLLTAAIDEDEHLEQLRGYADDSGEGRWTVQAAIDNAVPMHVIAASLFARFTSRQDDSPAMKAVAAMRNQFGGHAVHTPPPPGGDADHG; this is encoded by the coding sequence ATGCACATCGGACTCGTCGGACTCGGCAAGATGGGTGGCAACATGCGCACCCGGATGCGCGACGCCGGTCTCACCGTGGTCGGCTACGACCGCAACCCCGACCTCGCCGACGTCGACAGCCTGGCCGCCCTCGTCGAGGCGCTGCCCGCCGACGGCCCCCGCGTCGTCTGGGTGATGGTGCCCGCCGGTGACCCGACCCGGTCGACGATCACCGAGCTCGGGGACCTGCTGGCCGAGGGCGACCTCGTCGTCGACGGCGGCAACTCCAAGTGGACCGACGACCAGGCGAACGCCGAGATGCTGGCCGGGAACGGCATCGGCTTCGTCGACTGCGGCGTCTCGGGCGGCGTGTGGGGCCTGCAGAACGGCTACGCCCTCATGGTGGGTGGCGCCAATGACGACGTCGCCAAGGTGCAGCCGGCCCTCGACGCGCTCAAGCCCACCGACGGCGGCTACGTCCACGCCGGGCGCAAGCCGGGCGCGGGCCACTTCGCCAAGATGGTCCACAACGGCATCGAGTACGCGATGATGCAGGCCTACGCCGAGGGCTGGGAGCTGCTCGAGAAGGTCGACCTCGTCGAGGACGTCCCGGCGGTCTTCGACTCCTGGCGCACCGGCACCGTGATCCGCTCCTGGCTGCTGGACCTGCTGACCGCGGCCATCGACGAGGACGAGCACCTCGAGCAGCTGCGCGGCTACGCCGACGACTCCGGCGAAGGACGTTGGACCGTGCAGGCCGCCATCGACAACGCCGTCCCGATGCACGTGATCGCCGCGTCGCTGTTCGCGCGCTTCACCTCCCGCCAGGACGACAGCCCGGCGATGAAGGCCGTCGCGGCGATGCGCAACCAGTTCGGCGGCCACGCCGTGCACACCCCGCCGCCGCCGGGCGGCGACGCCGACCACGGCTGA
- a CDS encoding DUF2752 domain-containing protein, whose protein sequence is MDARSPERGPRPPVAPSEWVAAGGLVALGTAFVLSPAGVQDGAVICPFRRVTGLPCPGCGLTRSWVDLAHGDLAGAWAMNPFGIVLVAALAVLVVLVVRARVRGDAPPRLDAWLRRPAVLVVLAGWLVFGLARMAA, encoded by the coding sequence ATGGACGCCCGCTCGCCTGAGCGCGGACCCCGCCCCCCGGTCGCCCCCTCCGAGTGGGTCGCGGCCGGGGGCCTCGTGGCGCTCGGCACCGCCTTCGTCCTGAGCCCGGCGGGGGTCCAGGACGGTGCGGTCATCTGCCCGTTCCGCCGGGTGACCGGGCTGCCGTGCCCCGGCTGCGGGCTGACCCGCTCCTGGGTCGACCTGGCCCACGGCGACCTGGCCGGGGCGTGGGCGATGAACCCGTTCGGGATCGTCCTGGTCGCGGCCCTGGCCGTGCTCGTGGTGCTCGTCGTGCGGGCGCGCGTGCGTGGGGACGCACCGCCGCGGCTGGACGCCTGGCTGCGCCGTCCGGCCGTCCTGGTCGTGCTCGCCGGCTGGCTCGTCTTCGGCCTGGCCCGGATGGCCGCCTGA
- a CDS encoding NINE protein → MTEDPLAKQPPENNNPYGQPQQPPQGPPPGQYGQQPTPYGQPQQGYGQPQQAYGQGGPTGPFFISAMGGEQGPLDINQLAQMAAGGSIKGETMVRTQQNQNWFPAKQVPGLFSQKEWLTTLLLSVLLGGLGVDRFYLGHIGLGIAKLVTLGGCGIWSIIDIVLVAMRKITDSDGRPLA, encoded by the coding sequence ATGACCGAAGACCCGCTCGCGAAGCAGCCCCCCGAGAACAACAACCCCTACGGCCAGCCCCAGCAGCCGCCGCAGGGTCCGCCGCCGGGCCAGTACGGCCAGCAGCCCACCCCCTACGGCCAGCCCCAGCAAGGCTACGGGCAGCCCCAGCAGGCCTACGGGCAGGGCGGTCCCACCGGGCCGTTCTTCATCTCCGCCATGGGCGGCGAGCAGGGCCCGCTCGACATCAACCAGCTCGCCCAGATGGCGGCCGGCGGCAGCATCAAGGGCGAGACCATGGTCCGCACCCAGCAGAACCAGAACTGGTTCCCGGCCAAGCAGGTCCCCGGCCTGTTCTCGCAGAAGGAGTGGCTGACCACCCTGCTGCTCTCGGTGCTCCTCGGCGGCCTCGGCGTCGACCGGTTCTACCTCGGCCACATCGGCCTCGGCATCGCCAAGCTCGTCACCCTCGGCGGCTGCGGCATCTGGTCGATCATCGACATCGTCCTCGTCGCGATGCGCAAGATCACCGACTCCGATGGACGCCCGCTCGCCTGA
- the recF gene encoding DNA replication/repair protein RecF (All proteins in this family for which functions are known are DNA-binding proteins that assist the filamentation of RecA onto DNA for the initiation of recombination or recombinational repair.) yields MHVSHLALYNFRSYTLVDVPLGPGVTAFVGRNGQGKTNLVEAIDYLSRLSSHRVSSDAPLIRAGAPQAVVRAAVVKDGRTAVLEVELNPGRANKARINKSPLPRVRDLVGLVRTVVFSPEDLTLVKGDPGDRRRFLDDLLVLRAPRLAGTLSDLDRILKQRATLLKTAGHARRGSSSQDAALSTLDVWDAHLARAGAELLAERIALVELLRPYVGAAYATVARGATREDADIAYRSSFELPDSVLASPHAPDRGDLTEALLAELGRRRNDELDRGVCLVGPHRDDLLLSLGLSHTGSSDAAGTRLPVKGYASHGESWSFALALRLAAYDLLRADGDDPILILDDVFAELDSERRAQLAALVAGAEQVLVTAAVPEDVPAVLAGVRYLVGGGEVTRGPD; encoded by the coding sequence GTGCACGTCTCCCACCTGGCGCTCTACAACTTCCGCTCCTACACCCTCGTCGACGTCCCGCTCGGCCCCGGCGTGACGGCGTTCGTCGGGCGCAACGGGCAGGGCAAGACCAACCTGGTCGAGGCGATCGACTACCTCTCGCGGCTCTCGTCGCACCGGGTCTCCAGCGACGCGCCGCTGATCCGGGCGGGGGCGCCGCAGGCGGTGGTGCGCGCGGCGGTCGTCAAGGACGGCCGCACGGCGGTGCTCGAGGTCGAGCTCAACCCGGGCCGGGCCAACAAGGCGCGGATCAACAAGTCGCCGCTGCCGCGGGTGCGCGACCTGGTCGGGCTGGTGCGCACGGTCGTCTTCTCCCCCGAGGACCTCACCCTGGTCAAGGGCGACCCCGGTGACCGGCGCCGGTTCCTCGACGACCTGCTCGTGCTCCGCGCCCCCCGGCTGGCCGGCACCCTCTCCGACCTCGACCGGATCCTCAAGCAGCGCGCCACCCTCCTCAAGACCGCCGGCCACGCCCGGCGCGGCTCCAGCAGCCAGGACGCCGCGCTGTCGACCCTCGACGTGTGGGACGCCCACCTGGCCCGCGCCGGCGCCGAGCTGCTCGCCGAGCGGATCGCCCTCGTCGAGCTGCTGCGTCCCTACGTCGGGGCGGCCTACGCCACCGTCGCCCGCGGCGCGACCCGCGAGGACGCCGACATCGCCTACCGCTCGTCCTTCGAGCTGCCCGACTCGGTGCTGGCCTCCCCGCACGCCCCCGACCGCGGCGACCTGACCGAGGCGCTGCTCGCCGAGCTCGGACGACGCCGCAACGACGAGCTCGACCGCGGCGTCTGCCTGGTCGGACCGCACCGCGACGACCTGCTGCTGTCGCTGGGCCTCTCCCACACCGGCTCCTCCGACGCCGCCGGCACCCGGCTGCCGGTCAAGGGCTACGCCTCGCACGGGGAGAGCTGGTCCTTCGCGCTGGCGCTGCGGCTGGCGGCCTACGACCTGCTGCGCGCCGACGGCGACGACCCGATCCTCATCCTCGACGACGTGTTCGCCGAGCTCGACTCCGAGCGGCGCGCCCAGCTCGCCGCCCTCGTCGCCGGCGCCGAGCAGGTGCTGGTCACCGCCGCCGTCCCCGAGGACGTGCCGGCCGTGCTGGCCGGCGTCCGCTACCTGGTCGGCGGGGGCGAGGTGACCCGTGGCCCCGACTGA
- a CDS encoding DUF721 domain-containing protein, with product MAPTDDDTGAGAAGGDGAGDHGEDAPAEAPRDDDGLDLARQITRATAGTTPAARRKRRQRPVQGSTPTDDRRRGRLSGAHPDERDPQLLEGEIARLVGRGGWELPLRMRGVFARWPDLVGDDVAAHCTPESFNDGVLVVRTDSTAWATQLKLLTPTVLARLNADLGPGTVRVLEVLGPHLPTWKKGRRSTRDGRGPRDTYG from the coding sequence GTGGCCCCGACTGACGACGACACCGGCGCTGGCGCGGCTGGTGGTGACGGCGCTGGGGACCATGGGGAGGACGCGCCGGCCGAGGCGCCCCGCGACGACGACGGCCTCGACCTGGCCCGTCAGATCACCCGCGCCACCGCGGGCACGACGCCGGCCGCGCGCCGGAAGCGCCGGCAGCGCCCCGTCCAGGGCAGCACCCCCACCGACGACCGCCGCCGCGGCCGGCTGTCGGGGGCCCACCCCGACGAGCGCGACCCGCAGCTGCTCGAGGGCGAGATCGCCCGCCTCGTCGGCCGCGGGGGCTGGGAGCTGCCGCTGCGGATGCGCGGCGTCTTCGCCCGCTGGCCCGACCTGGTCGGCGACGACGTCGCGGCACACTGCACGCCGGAGTCGTTCAACGACGGGGTCCTCGTGGTCCGCACCGACTCCACGGCCTGGGCGACCCAGCTCAAGCTGCTGACGCCGACCGTCCTGGCCAGGCTCAACGCCGACCTCGGCCCGGGCACGGTACGAGTCCTCGAGGTGCTCGGGCCGCACCTGCCGACCTGGAAGAAGGGCCGGCGCTCGACCCGCGACGGCCGCGGCCCCCGCGACACCTACGGCTGA
- the yidD gene encoding membrane protein insertion efficiency factor YidD, producing MSTPYRRFQHWRAERRRRRKGGCDGLDACGECGCDLFLLSPLLLARVLLGSFGATAVDPYVVRPARPGGRGAARLVRSYQLHVSARRARPVCRMTPTCSRYGLQALSAHGLLRGTWLIGRRLRRCGRADVTLDPVPPAR from the coding sequence GTGTCCACGCCGTACCGCCGCTTCCAGCACTGGCGCGCCGAGCGCCGTCGTCGCCGCAAGGGCGGGTGCGACGGGCTCGACGCGTGCGGCGAGTGCGGCTGCGACCTGTTCCTGCTCTCGCCGCTGCTCCTGGCCCGCGTGCTGCTCGGCTCGTTCGGCGCCACCGCCGTCGACCCGTACGTCGTCCGCCCGGCCCGGCCCGGCGGCCGGGGCGCCGCCCGCCTGGTCCGCTCCTACCAGCTTCACGTCTCCGCCCGCCGCGCCCGCCCGGTGTGCCGGATGACGCCGACCTGCTCGCGCTACGGGCTGCAGGCGCTCTCCGCCCACGGCCTCCTGCGTGGCACCTGGCTGATCGGTCGCCGCCTCCGCCGTTGCGGCCGCGCCGACGTGACGCTCGACCCGGTCCCGCCTGCGCGCTGA